A region of Arabidopsis thaliana chromosome 5, partial sequence DNA encodes the following proteins:
- the SUVR2 gene encoding SET-domain containing protein lysine methyltransferase family protein, whose product MLHFVVDPIFQAAEVDRGKKKLHESIEDDEDVMAESDRPLKRLRRRGEGGSALASPSLGSPTLEGPSINDEENAPILLPYHPVPIENDHDAGELILTKVEPITNMPLSSIPDSVDRGDSSMLEIDKSNGHVEEKAGETVSTADGTTNDISPTTVARFSDHKLAATIEEPPALELASSASGEVKINLSFAPATGGSNPHLPSMEELRRAMEEKCLRSYKILDPNFSVLGFMNDICSCYLDLATNGRDSANQLPKNLPFVTTNIDALKKSAARMAYTSQASNDVVEICSNEHMRDAENGAVGDSMALVVVPECQLSADEWRLISSVGDISLGKETVEIPWVNEVNDKVPPVFHYIAQSLVYQDAAVKFSLGNIRDDQCCSSCCGDCLAPSMACRCATAFNGFAYTVDGLLQEDFLEQCISEARDPRKQMLLYCKECPLEKAKKEVILEPCKGHLKRKAIKECWSKCGCMKNCGNRVVQQGIHNKLQVFFTPNGRGWGLRTLEKLPKGAFVCELAGEILTIPELFQRISDRPTSPVILDAYWGSEDISGDDKALSLEGTHYGNISRFINHRCLDANLIEIPVHAETTDSHYYHLAFFTTREIDAMEELTWDYGVPFNQDVFPTSPFHCQCGSDFCRVRKQISKGKNVKKRA is encoded by the exons ATGCTTCACTTTGTTGTTGATCCAATCTTTCAGGCCGCAGAAGTTgacagaggaaagaaaaagctcCATGAA TCTATCGAGGATGACGAAGATGTTATGGCTGAGTCTGATCGCCCTTTAAAGAGGCTGCGACGCAGAGGTGAAGGAGGCTCTGCTTTGGCAAGCCCTAGCTTGGGCAGTCCGACTTTAGAGGGACCTTCAATTAATGACGAAGAAAATGCTCCGATCCTATTGCCATATCATCCTGTACCAATTGAAAATGACCATGATGCTGGTGAGCTCATTCTTACAAAAGTCGAGCCCATTACAAATATGCCTCTCAGTTCTATTCCTG ATTCAGTAGATAGAGGGGACTCTTCCATGCTTGAGATAGACAAATCAAATGGACATGTGGAAGAGAAGGCTGGTGAAACAGTAAGTACTGCTGATGGTACTACCAATGACATTTCTCCTACAACTGTTGCGAGATTTAGTGATCACAAGCTAGCTGCAACCATAGAAGAACCTCCAGCACTTGAATtagcttcttctgcttcagGCGAGGTGAAGATTAATCTTAGTTTTGCTCCTGCAACTGGAGGATCAAATCCCCATTTACCTTCTATGGAGGAACTACGAAGAGCAATGGAGGAGAAGTGTCTCCGATCATACAAAATACTGGACCCCAACTTTTCTGTGCTTGGTTTTATGAACGACATCTGTAGCTGCTACCTGGACCTGGCAACAAACGGGAGAGATTCAGCTAACCAATTGCCAAAAAACTTGCCGTTTGTCACAACGAACATTGATGCATTGAAGAAATCTGCAGCAAGGATGGCTTATACTTCTCAGGCCAGTAATGATGTTGTTGAAATCTGCAGCAACGAACATATGCGTGATGCTGAAAACGGTGCAGTTGGTGATTCCATGGCTTTGGTAGTTGTTCCTGAATGCCAACTTTCTGCAGATGAGTGGAGATTGATAAGCAGCGTCGGGGACATCAGTCTAGGGAAAGAAACTGTTGAGATTCCCTGGGTGAATGAGGTCAACGACAAAGTTCCTCCAGTTTTCCATTACATAGCCCAAAGTCTTGTGTATCAAGATGCTGCAGTGAAGTTTTCGCTTGGGAATATCAGGGATGACCAATGCTGCTCCTCTTGCTGTGGAGATTGCTTGGCTCCGTCAATGGCATGCAGATGTGCAACTGCTTTTAATGGCTTTGCATACACAGTAGATGGCCTCCTACAGGAAGATTTTCTGGAACAGTGTATCTCTGAGGCCCGTGATCCGCGGAAACAAATGTTACTGTATTGCAAAGAATGTCCTTTAGAGAAAGCCAAAAAAGAAGTAATCCTGGAACCGTGCAAAGGGCATCTAAAGAGAAAGGCCATTAAAGAATGTTGGAGCAAGTGTGGCTGCATGAAGAATTGTGGCAACCGAGTTGTCCAACAGGGCATTCACAACAAGCTGCAG GTGTTTTTCACGCCCAATGGGAGAGGCTGGGGACTCAGAACTCTAGAAAAACTGCCTAAAGGAGCATTTGTCTGTGAGCTTGCTGGAGAGATATTGACCATTCCAGAGTTGTTCCAACGCATCTCTGACAGGCCTACTTCTCCAGTAATATTGGATGCGTACTGGGGTTCTGAAGACATTTCAGGGGATGACAAAGCACTTTCTCTTGAAGGAACGCACTATGGAAATATTTCCAGGTTCATCAATCACAG ATGCTTAGATGCAAATTTGATTGAGATCCCAGTTCATGCGGAGACTACTGATTCACACTACTATCAT CTTGCATTCTTCACAACAAGAGAGATCGATGCTATGGAGGAACTTACCTGG GATTATGGTGTCCCATTCAACCAAGATGTGTTTCCCACGAGTCCGTTCCATTGTCAATGTGGTAGCGACTTCTGCCGAGTCAGGAAGCAGATTAGCA AAGGCAAGAATGTGAAGAAGCGAGCATGA
- the SUVR2 gene encoding SET-domain containing protein lysine methyltransferase family protein, with protein sequence MLHFVVDPIFQAAEVDRGKKKLHESIEDDEDVMAESDRPLKRLRRRGEGGSALASPSLGSPTLEGPSINDEENAPILLPYHPVPIENDHDADSVDRGDSSMLEIDKSNGHVEEKAGETVSTADGTTNDISPTTVARFSDHKLAATIEEPPALELASSASGEVKINLSFAPATGGSNPHLPSMEELRRAMEEKCLRSYKILDPNFSVLGFMNDICSCYLDLATNGRDSANQLPKNLPFVTTNIDALKKSAARMAYTSQASNDVVEICSNEHMRDAENGAVGDSMALVVVPECQLSADEWRLISSVGDISLGKETVEIPWVNEVNDKVPPVFHYIAQSLVYQDAAVKFSLGNIRDDQCCSSCCGDCLAPSMACRCATAFNGFAYTVDGLLQEDFLEQCISEARDPRKQMLLYCKECPLEKAKKEVILEPCKGHLKRKAIKECWSKCGCMKNCGNRVVQQGIHNKLQVFFTPNGRGWGLRTLEKLPKGAFVCELAGEILTIPELFQRISDRPTSPVILDAYWGSEDISGDDKALSLEGTHYGNISRFINHRCLDANLIEIPVHAETTDSHYYHLAFFTTREIDAMEELTWDYGVPFNQDVFPTSPFHCQCGSDFCRVRKQISKGKNVKKRA encoded by the exons ATGCTTCACTTTGTTGTTGATCCAATCTTTCAGGCCGCAGAAGTTgacagaggaaagaaaaagctcCATGAA TCTATCGAGGATGACGAAGATGTTATGGCTGAGTCTGATCGCCCTTTAAAGAGGCTGCGACGCAGAGGTGAAGGAGGCTCTGCTTTGGCAAGCCCTAGCTTGGGCAGTCCGACTTTAGAGGGACCTTCAATTAATGACGAAGAAAATGCTCCGATCCTATTGCCATATCATCCTGTACCAATTGAAAATGACCATGATGCTG ATTCAGTAGATAGAGGGGACTCTTCCATGCTTGAGATAGACAAATCAAATGGACATGTGGAAGAGAAGGCTGGTGAAACAGTAAGTACTGCTGATGGTACTACCAATGACATTTCTCCTACAACTGTTGCGAGATTTAGTGATCACAAGCTAGCTGCAACCATAGAAGAACCTCCAGCACTTGAATtagcttcttctgcttcagGCGAGGTGAAGATTAATCTTAGTTTTGCTCCTGCAACTGGAGGATCAAATCCCCATTTACCTTCTATGGAGGAACTACGAAGAGCAATGGAGGAGAAGTGTCTCCGATCATACAAAATACTGGACCCCAACTTTTCTGTGCTTGGTTTTATGAACGACATCTGTAGCTGCTACCTGGACCTGGCAACAAACGGGAGAGATTCAGCTAACCAATTGCCAAAAAACTTGCCGTTTGTCACAACGAACATTGATGCATTGAAGAAATCTGCAGCAAGGATGGCTTATACTTCTCAGGCCAGTAATGATGTTGTTGAAATCTGCAGCAACGAACATATGCGTGATGCTGAAAACGGTGCAGTTGGTGATTCCATGGCTTTGGTAGTTGTTCCTGAATGCCAACTTTCTGCAGATGAGTGGAGATTGATAAGCAGCGTCGGGGACATCAGTCTAGGGAAAGAAACTGTTGAGATTCCCTGGGTGAATGAGGTCAACGACAAAGTTCCTCCAGTTTTCCATTACATAGCCCAAAGTCTTGTGTATCAAGATGCTGCAGTGAAGTTTTCGCTTGGGAATATCAGGGATGACCAATGCTGCTCCTCTTGCTGTGGAGATTGCTTGGCTCCGTCAATGGCATGCAGATGTGCAACTGCTTTTAATGGCTTTGCATACACAGTAGATGGCCTCCTACAGGAAGATTTTCTGGAACAGTGTATCTCTGAGGCCCGTGATCCGCGGAAACAAATGTTACTGTATTGCAAAGAATGTCCTTTAGAGAAAGCCAAAAAAGAAGTAATCCTGGAACCGTGCAAAGGGCATCTAAAGAGAAAGGCCATTAAAGAATGTTGGAGCAAGTGTGGCTGCATGAAGAATTGTGGCAACCGAGTTGTCCAACAGGGCATTCACAACAAGCTGCAG GTGTTTTTCACGCCCAATGGGAGAGGCTGGGGACTCAGAACTCTAGAAAAACTGCCTAAAGGAGCATTTGTCTGTGAGCTTGCTGGAGAGATATTGACCATTCCAGAGTTGTTCCAACGCATCTCTGACAGGCCTACTTCTCCAGTAATATTGGATGCGTACTGGGGTTCTGAAGACATTTCAGGGGATGACAAAGCACTTTCTCTTGAAGGAACGCACTATGGAAATATTTCCAGGTTCATCAATCACAG ATGCTTAGATGCAAATTTGATTGAGATCCCAGTTCATGCGGAGACTACTGATTCACACTACTATCAT CTTGCATTCTTCACAACAAGAGAGATCGATGCTATGGAGGAACTTACCTGG GATTATGGTGTCCCATTCAACCAAGATGTGTTTCCCACGAGTCCGTTCCATTGTCAATGTGGTAGCGACTTCTGCCGAGTCAGGAAGCAGATTAGCA AAGGCAAGAATGTGAAGAAGCGAGCATGA